A stretch of DNA from Pseudonocardia hierapolitana:
GATCGCTGCAGCGCTGACGTGCGCCTCGTGCTCAGAACTACCCCGGGGGCAGGGTCCACAGGCCGCGGGGCCTGCGGTGGTGCGTCCCGCGGAACGGCCGGTTCACCGCCTCCTTCACGAACCACCACCCCTCCTCCTCCGTCTCCGCCCACCCGTGCGAGGACTTCCCCTCGTCCAACACCACCGTCCACCGGTACCGCCCGCTGCGCTCGTGGAACGTCACCGACGCCCGCCCTGCTGACGCGTGATCTGCAGCCGCGCCTCCGCCTCGTCCGGTGCCTCACCCATCGCGAACCCGCCCCCCGGTAGCTCCGTCATCCATAACGCCATACCTGCAGACTAAGCCAAATCGGAAATGTGCGCTATCTCTGATAGCCCTGACACAAGGGCTGAGCAGGACAGACTCGCCGACGTACCGTCCAGACGTGGCGGCGGATCGACTCCTGACCACGGGCCAGCTGGCCCGCGAGTTGGGGCTCCATGCCCGATCGATCGCGCGATGGGCGCAGGAGGGGCAGCTGAAGCCCACACTCGTCACCCCGGGCGGTCAGTACCGGTGGGAGCTGGAGGACGTCCGGGAGCAGCTACGGCAGCTCCGGAAGCGGTCGGACTGAGCAAACGTGCGTCTGCTGACCACCACGCAAGCGGCGCGCGAGCTGGGGGTGTCGGCACGCTCGCTGGCGAGGTGGGCCCAGGAGGGCAGGCTGAGGCCGGCGCTCGTGACCCCGGGAGGCGACAAGAGGTCGGGTCGCTACCTGTGGGACCTCGACGATCTCCGCGACCAGCTGCTCAAGCTGCGCACTCGCCCGGAGTAACCGCACTTCCTCCGGACCGGCCGCCGAGCTGCCGGCTTGGCAGCTTCATCAACCGGTAACGCTCGAAGCGATCGCCTGCAACAGCGCGTGCGTGTACTGATCCGCGACTCACACACGTGAGGCGCGTCTAGGGTTCCGCTCCGCTCGACGGGGGTCTGGTCCGAGAGACGCAGGCGGCCACGCGCGACGGCCGCCCCACGGCGGGACAAAAGCCCGGGAGACAGCTGGTGGTACCGGCTGCTCCGCGGTCGGTGCCCCCGACCGTGAGGAGCCTTCCGTGCACTACCACCCCCGACTCCCCGATCAGACCCCGGACGGCCCGGAGCTGCACGAGAACTACGGGCCGGAGGCCGCGTTCGCCGTCCGCGCCGAGGCGGGCCTGCCGACCACCAAGTGGGAGGAGGAGATCGCCCGCGGCCTGGAGCTGGGTCTCCCCGGCGCCGACTCGATCGTCGACAGGCGCATCCCGACGTTCTCCCGGGGCGAGCTGCCGCACTTCGCCGGGATCAACACGTTCCTCAAGGCCCCGTACGTCGAGGACGTCCGCCGCTGCGGCGAGTACGACGTGGCCGTGCTCGGCGCCCCGTTCGACGGCGGCACGACCTACCGCTCGGGCACCCGGTTCGGCCCGCAGGGCATCCGCAAGATCTCCGCGCTGTACGGCCCGTACAGCTTCGAGCTGGGCGTCGACCTGCGGGAGTCGATCACGATCGGCGACCTGGGCGACGTCTTCACGATCCCCGGCAACATCGAGAAGACCTTCGACCAGATCAGCAAGGCCGTCTCGCACGTCTACGCGTCCGGCGCGTTCCCGGTGGTGCTCGGCGGCGACCACTCGATCGGCTACCCCACCGTCCGCGGTGTCGCACCGCACCTGAACGGCGGCAACCTCGGAATCATCCACTTCGACCGCCACGTCGACACCCAGGAGACCGACCTCGACGAGCGGATGCACACCACGCCGTGGTTCCACGCCACGGACATCCCGAACGTGCCGGCGAAGAACCTCGTGCAGATCGGCATCGGCGGCTGGCAGGCCCCGCGACCGGGCGTGCAGGTCGGACGCGAGCGCGGCACGACGATCATGACCGTCACCGACTGCGTCGAGA
This window harbors:
- a CDS encoding helix-turn-helix domain-containing protein translates to MRLLTTTQAARELGVSARSLARWAQEGRLRPALVTPGGDKRSGRYLWDLDDLRDQLLKLRTRPE
- a CDS encoding helix-turn-helix domain-containing protein; this translates as MAADRLLTTGQLARELGLHARSIARWAQEGQLKPTLVTPGGQYRWELEDVREQLRQLRKRSD
- a CDS encoding agmatinase family protein, whose product is MHYHPRLPDQTPDGPELHENYGPEAAFAVRAEAGLPTTKWEEEIARGLELGLPGADSIVDRRIPTFSRGELPHFAGINTFLKAPYVEDVRRCGEYDVAVLGAPFDGGTTYRSGTRFGPQGIRKISALYGPYSFELGVDLRESITIGDLGDVFTIPGNIEKTFDQISKAVSHVYASGAFPVVLGGDHSIGYPTVRGVAPHLNGGNLGIIHFDRHVDTQETDLDERMHTTPWFHATDIPNVPAKNLVQIGIGGWQAPRPGVQVGRERGTTIMTVTDCVEMGIEEAAQRALDVAWDGADAVWLSFDVDCLDAAFVPGTGWPEPGGFLPREVLKFIQIIADARPLAGIEVVECSPPYDNAEITSLIATRVICDTLGCLVRSGHLPRRTS